The Arctopsyche grandis isolate Sample6627 chromosome 5, ASM5162203v2, whole genome shotgun sequence genome includes a window with the following:
- the LOC143911958 gene encoding allergen Tha p 1-like, whose product MKGLFVIAFACVVASAIAAPKETYTDRFDNIDLDEILASDRLLKNYVDCLLDKGRCSPDGKTLKDTLPDALENECSKCTEKQKSGADKVIRHLVNKKPDLWKLLGARYDKDGEYVKRYKDIATGHGITV is encoded by the coding sequence ATGAAGGGTCTGTTCGTTATTGCTTTTGCTTGCGTGGTCGCTTCGGCCATCGCTGCTCCCAAAGAAACCTACACAGATAGGTTCGACAACATTGATCTAGATGAAATCCTTGCATCCGATCGTCTTCTCAAGAACTACGTAGACTGTTTATTGGACAAGGGTCGATGCTCTCCCGATGGCAAAACCCTTAAGGACACCTTGCCCGACGCCCTCGAAAACGAATGCTCCAAGTGCACAGAAAAGCAAAAGTCTGGCGCTGACAAAGTTATCCGTCATTTGGTAAACAAGAAACCAGACCTCTGGAAATTGCTCGGAGCCAGGTACGATAAGGATGGCGAATACGTCAAGAGGTACAAGGATATCGCCACCGGACACGGAATCACCGTTTAA
- the LOC143911955 gene encoding ejaculatory bulb-specific protein 3-like, whose translation MFVHRSNIFCAISLILLTASVVSARNETKEGADDVTYTTKYDDLDIDEILHSDRLLLNYVNCLLEKGRCTPDGVELKKNLPDAIDNDCKKCSEKQDIGSKMVMYYLIDNKPDWWKELETKYNPSGSYKEAYLKLKANKSSEGENDSDDSEKKSVD comes from the exons ATGTTTGTTCATAGAAGTAATATTTTCTGCGCCATATCGTTGATTTTATTGACTGCTTCAGTGGTAAGTGCGAGAAATGAAACCAAAGAAGGAGCCGACGACGTGACTTATACAACCAAATATGATGATCTTGATATTGATGAAATCTTGCACAGCGACCGTTTACTATTGAACTATGTGAATTGTTTATTAGAGAAGGGACGCTGTACTCCAGACGGAGTCGAACTGAAAA AAAATCTACCCGATGCGATCGACAACGATTGCAAAAAGTGTAGCGAAAAACAGGATATCGGTTCTAAAATGGTGATGTACTACTTAATTGACAACAAGCCTGACTGGTGGAAAGAGCTTGAAACAAA atACAACCCAAGCGGATCGTATAAAGAAGCATATTTAAAACTGAAAGCAAACAAATCTTCTGAAGGTGAAAATGACAGTGATGATTCTGAAAAGAAGTCTGTTGACTAA
- the LOC143912375 gene encoding allergen Tha p 1-like produces the protein MSHTGNMLVSTTLLLAIVMIPLVKSIPDLESTNDDSLQETEILLGIEDVADNRKHKKVFLEEKFEKEDVDCLVWNRKCSVQLLKIKETILKAFDNDCTDCREEEKQLAGNAMATLLFKQPEVWKLFIKRYDTNNSYGKLFLS, from the exons ATGTCTCATACGGGAAACATGTTGGTTTCGACGACATTGCTCTTAGCGATTGTGATGATTCCTTTAGTAAAATCAATACCCGATTTAGAATCTACAAACGATGATAGTTTGCAAGAAACTGAAATATTGCTGGGCATTGAAGATGTAGCTGATAACAGAAAACACAAGAAAGTCTTTTTGGAAGAGAAGTTTGAAAAGGAAGACGTAGATTGTCTTGTGTGGAATAGAAAATGCTCAGTGCAGCTGTTAAAAATTAAAg aAACCATTTTGAAGGCTTTCGACAATGATTGTACAGATTGTCGCGAAGAAGAAAAACAATTAGCTGGCAATGCAATGGCAACGCTTTTATTCAAACAACCAGAAGTTTGGAAACTATTCATAAAAAGATATGATACGAATAATTCGTATGGTAAATTATTCTTGTCTTAA